A single region of the Hoeflea prorocentri genome encodes:
- a CDS encoding LysR substrate-binding domain-containing protein produces the protein MGEISVGFAHSAVKAIGVPLMQRVSQTYPKLRLHLSEIFSGSTAQQLASSEVDLTLTYNQLPDSRFRFQPILEEEVVLVGRPDVVGGRGTISFEALLDLPLIILRQGLNTRAVMDDPSLLKRIEENAQFQMNSIAAIGGSLLSGLGCLVGTEFILKEHLDAGALVARPIVKPKLNRTLYIGELSDRPATFAFEAVRQLCIELTVEAIETQQWKATLTG, from the coding sequence GTGGGCGAAATCTCCGTGGGTTTTGCACACTCGGCTGTCAAAGCAATCGGCGTGCCGCTGATGCAGCGTGTCTCGCAAACCTATCCGAAACTCCGCCTGCACCTCTCCGAGATCTTTTCAGGGTCCACCGCCCAACAGCTTGCGTCTTCGGAGGTGGATTTGACCCTGACCTACAATCAGCTCCCCGATTCACGGTTCAGGTTTCAACCGATCCTGGAGGAGGAGGTGGTTCTGGTGGGCAGGCCGGATGTTGTGGGCGGGCGCGGCACGATCAGCTTTGAGGCGTTACTGGACTTGCCGCTGATCATTCTACGCCAAGGCCTGAACACCCGGGCGGTGATGGACGACCCATCTCTTCTAAAGCGAATTGAAGAAAACGCGCAGTTTCAGATGAACTCGATCGCCGCAATCGGCGGGTCCCTTCTGTCCGGCCTCGGTTGCCTTGTGGGCACCGAATTTATCTTGAAGGAACACCTGGACGCGGGCGCATTGGTGGCCCGACCGATTGTGAAGCCGAAGCTCAACCGGACGCTCTATATAGGAGAATTGAGCGATCGCCCTGCAACCTTTGCTTTCGAGGCTGTGCGCCAGCTCTGCATTGAGCTGACAGTTGAAGCGATTGAAACGCAACAATGGAAGGCGACTCTGACGGGTTGA
- a CDS encoding CaiB/BaiF CoA transferase family protein, with protein MPNDFSPLRGIRVVEMTHMIMGPSCGQILAYLGAEVIKVEPPAGDKTRHLTGMGRGFFPSFNRGKRSITLDLKSKAGTSALDRLLATADVYVENFRDQSIAKMGFAPGQLREKYPKLIVASCKGFLHGPYQDRTAMDEVVQMMTGMAYMTGPTGRPLRIGSSANDIMGGLFGALAVLGALMERQQTGQGRALRIGLFENCLMLVMQHMVQFDLDGREPAPMPEREFSWPVYDIFDTHDQRQIFVGAVTEGHWQILCNALGLEHLLDDRRLHTKMDQIEARHWTIPIFAEAIKKRDFAELIEIFEASGIPFSPINRPADMYQDPHVLRTGGLHHSHLPGGQAFRAPGLPIEVDGDSPRPASLDVADIGNDTESVLSELGLSPSEARAASGAVNRRTA; from the coding sequence GTGCCAAACGATTTCAGTCCTCTGCGCGGCATCCGGGTCGTTGAAATGACCCATATGATTATGGGGCCGAGTTGCGGTCAAATCCTCGCCTATCTCGGAGCGGAGGTCATCAAAGTTGAACCCCCTGCAGGAGACAAGACTCGACACCTGACTGGGATGGGGCGCGGGTTCTTCCCAAGTTTCAATCGCGGCAAGCGCTCTATCACTTTGGATCTCAAGTCCAAGGCCGGAACGTCGGCACTGGATCGGCTGTTGGCAACCGCCGATGTATACGTCGAGAACTTCCGCGACCAGTCGATTGCCAAGATGGGATTTGCGCCCGGGCAGTTGCGGGAAAAATACCCCAAATTGATCGTAGCATCCTGCAAAGGCTTCCTGCACGGCCCCTATCAGGACAGAACGGCAATGGACGAGGTCGTTCAGATGATGACCGGAATGGCTTACATGACTGGCCCAACGGGTCGCCCATTGCGCATTGGTTCTTCGGCAAATGATATCATGGGAGGGCTGTTCGGGGCGCTCGCCGTTCTTGGGGCCTTGATGGAGCGACAACAGACCGGACAGGGTCGAGCCTTACGCATTGGTCTTTTCGAGAACTGCCTGATGCTTGTCATGCAACACATGGTTCAGTTTGATCTGGACGGACGCGAACCGGCCCCGATGCCCGAACGGGAGTTTTCCTGGCCGGTTTACGATATCTTCGACACGCATGACCAGCGTCAGATCTTTGTGGGTGCTGTCACCGAGGGTCACTGGCAGATATTGTGTAACGCCCTCGGGTTAGAGCATTTGCTGGATGATCGCCGGCTCCACACAAAGATGGACCAGATCGAAGCGCGACACTGGACGATCCCCATTTTCGCCGAAGCGATCAAGAAACGCGATTTTGCCGAATTGATCGAGATTTTTGAAGCTTCCGGCATTCCCTTTTCGCCGATCAATCGTCCGGCTGATATGTATCAGGACCCGCATGTCTTGCGTACCGGCGGTCTGCATCACTCGCATCTGCCCGGTGGACAGGCGTTCCGGGCTCCGGGCCTGCCCATCGAAGTCGATGGCGACAGTCCCCGCCCCGCCTCACTCGATGTTGCAGATATCGGCAATGACACTGAGAGCGTTCTTTCAGAGCTTGGCCTGTCGCCTTCAGAAGCACGGGCCGCGAGCGGCGCGGTGAACAGGAGAACAGCGTGA